The Gemmatimonadales bacterium DNA window CCTCCTGGCCCGGCACGTCGCCGAATCTCCAGCTCATCGAGGGCTATGCGGAGTACGCGGCGCCTGCCTGGACCATCGTGGCGGGACGGAAGCTGGTGTCCGGACGCCTCGGGGCCTACGGATTCGATGGCGGGCAACTGACGGGGCGGCTGGCGAGCGCCGGCCTGGCGCTCTCCGGGTACCTGGGACGGGGCCTGGCCCAGGGCTCCAACCTCTTCATCACCTCGAGCGAGGTGAATCCCCAGGAGGACTACCTGCCCGCAGAGAGCCCGGTGGTGGCGGGGCTGATCGGCACGTGGAACTCCCCCCATGCCGAGGTGAGCGCCGAGTATAGGCGGGAAGTGGACCAGACCACGAAGTACTTTGGGTCGGAGCGCGTGGCCGCCTCGGCGACGCTGCGGCTCTACGGGCACTACAGCGTCGTCGGCGGGGCCATCTATGACATGGCGAGCGGACTCTGGGGCAGCGCGGACGCCGCCCTCCGGTACGCCACGCCGAAGGTGGGGGTCGTGGCCGGCTACCGGCGGTACGCGCCCTTCTTTGAGCTGTGGACGGTCTGGGGAGCGTTCAGCCCGGTCCCGTACAACGCCATCTACGGGTCGGTGTCCTACCAGGCCACGAAGCGGCTCCAGATGCGCATCCGCGGCGAGACGTACCGGTTCGAGAATGCCGACGTGCTGACCCCCCTGGTCTCCATCGTCGATTCCGGGTGGCGGTTCTCCGTCGGCGGCACCTACCAGTTCTCGAACGCCTGGCAGGCGCAGCTCGGCTATGAAAATGAGCGAGGAACCGGGGCCGCCTCCAGCGGCTGGGACGGCAACGTCACCTTCTCGCCGAACGGCAAGTACTCGATCATGGTCTACGGCAACTCCCTCTCCCGGCCCCTCGAGTACCGCTGGGACCAGTCCGTGGTCCTGGTGTACGGGATGCAGGCCTCCGTCGTGGCGCGGGACAACGTGAGCGTGGCGTTCACCATGGCGCGGTACGACGAAAACCGTGAGCGGCCGGACGCGGCGTCATTCGAGTGGGACCAGATCCGGTTCGGGGCCAAGGTCATCATGACCTTCAGCTCGGCGGACCGGTTGCCGCTCCCCAAGGCCATCACCAACCGACCGGCGGGGTACTGAGATGCGTCGCATACTCGCACCCCTCGTGCTGGCACTCGCTGTGGCCGCGGCCCCCGCTGCCGCGCAGCAAGGTGATCAGTTCAACCACGCGCAGCACGCCAAGGTCTTTCCGACCTGCACCGGATGTCACGCCGGCGCCCTCGACGACTCCCGTCCGCTCTTGCCCTCGGCGCAGTCATGCGCCAACTGTCACGACGGCACCGTCGAGCGACGGGTGGACTGGCAGCCGCTGCCGCCGGCGGGGACCAACCTGCGGTTCACGCACGCGGAGCACCGGAAGGAAGTGCTCGCGAAGGCGGGACAGGATTCCACCCTGAGCTGCCAGGCCTGCCATACGCGGGAGGGGGCCTCTTGGATGACCGTCAGGCCGGCGGTCGTGCCCCAGTGCCTGGCCTGCCACGGTGTCAAGACGGCGCACCTGGCCGCGCCGGACACCGCGTGCGCCACCTGCCACCTCCCGCTCGCACAGGCGACCACGCTGACCATGGCGCAGGTGAAGGCATTCCCGGCGCCCCCGTCGCACGAGGCCCCTGGGTTCATGAGCGCCGACGGGCATGGTGCCCAGGCCGAGGCCGGCACGGGCCCGAAGACCTACCTCGTGGCACCGAGCTGCGCCACCTGTCACGCGCAGGAGTTCTGCTCCACCTGCCACGTGAACGCCCCGGAGACTCCGACCATCCAGGCGCTGTCCATGGATTCCCGGTCGCTGGCCATCCAGGTCAAGCTCGAAGCGCCCGCGACGCATGCGCAGGACAACTTCGTCCTGACCCACGGCAAGTCGGCCCGCAAGAGCACGGCGGCCTGCCAGACCTGCCACACGCAGGAGAGCTGCCTCACCTGCCACATCACCCCGCCGCGGGCCGTCGGCACGCTCTACGCGAGCGGGCCGGGACGCGGCGCGGGCGCCCAGGTGGAGCGGAGCCGGCCTGCCAGCCACATGGCGGACTTCAGCACGATCCACGCGACCCCGGCCAGCTCCAACCCGCAGTCGTGCGAGGGGTGTCACGCGCGTCCCCAGTGCCTCGACTGTCACCGCGGGACGCCGGAACGCACGCCGCAATACCACCCGCAGACCTTCCTCGAGCGTCATCCGGCGGCGGCCTATTCGCGGGAGACGAACTGCAGCGACTGCCACAACCCCGGCGCCTTCTGCCAGACTTGTCACGTGCAATCCGGGCTCGGCAGCCCGAAGGGCCCGCTGCAGGCGGGGTACCACGACGTCTTCCCCGGCTTCCTCCTGAACCACGGCCAGGCGGCCCGCCAGAGCCTCGAGACCTGCACCTCGTGCCATGTCGAGAAGGACTGCCTGACCTGCCACTCGGCGCTCTATGGACGGGGATTCAATCCGCACGGGCCCGGGTTCGACGGCGAGAAGCTCCGCTCGAAGAACCCGCAGATGTGCACGGTCTGCCACGGACTCAGGGTACCCAGCGCGAAGTAGGCGGAAGCGGACGAGCGGGGAAGCAAGAGAACGGCCCAAGGCATGGCTGCCCTGGGCCGTTGGTCCGTCTGCGCGGGTCGGCTCCGCGGTGCCGGGAGCTACTGGATCAGTATCTTGTTGGTCACGGCCGATGGCACCTTCGGCAGGTGAACCAGCAGCACCCCGTCCTGATAGGTGGCGGTGATTTGCTCGGTTACGACGGCAGCTGGCAGCCGGACCATCCGGTGAAATTCGCCCCATTCCCGCTCGGCGTGCAGGCAGCGCTCGGCCGGCTCCGCCACGGGAAGTTCGCGACGACCGCTCAGCGTCAGGAGTGTGCCGGCCAGCGTGATGTCGAGATTTTCCCGATGGACGCCGGGAATGTCCAACCGGACGACGTACGCCGCCTCGGTCTCGAGCAGATCGAAGGGAGGCAGCCAGGCCACCGTGTCCGCAGCCGGGGTCCGCAGCAGGGCCTCAGGGGAGAAGGTGTTGTGAAAGAGCCGATCGAACACCTGGTCGATATCGTTGCGCACCTTGGCCATGACGGGCGCGGCCTTCATGATTCTCATGCTTCCTCCTGATAGAGACCGTGCCACCACCATACCACCCAGGCGCTGAAGCCGGCGTGAAGCGGGGTTGAAACGATGGCCACGAAATTCGCGCAGGGGTTCTGGCGGCTCGCCGACCCGAAAATCTCGCTCGCCTCGGCCGCCGGAATACTGCTCGGGGCGTCCTCCGCGGCCGCTGCCGGGCCGATCGAGGCGGGCTGGCTCCTGATGACGGTGCTCGGCGTTTTTGCCGTCGAGGTGGCAAAGAACGCGTCTGGTGAGGTCTTCGACTGGGACTCCGGCACCGACCTGAAGGTGCGGGAGGAGGACCGAAGCCCGTTCTCAGGCGGCAAGCGCGTGCTCGTGGATGCGTTGCTCACGCGAGGACAGACCTGGGGCATCGCCATCGGGGGGTATCTCCTCGCCGCGATCGTGGGATTGACCATTGTCGGCTGGAGGGACGTCCGCGTCCTCTGGTTCGGGTTGGCCGGTGTGGCGCTGGCGTTCTTCTATCACGCGCCCCCATTTCGACTCAGCTACCGCGGCCTCGGCGAACTGGCGGTGGCCATCAGCTACGGCCCGCTGGTCTGCGCCGGTACCTATCTGGTCCAGCGCGGGACCATGCCGACCGGGATCGTCCTGCTGTCCCTGCCCCTTGGCATCCTCATCGCCGCCTTCCTCTGGATCAACGAGTTCCCCGACTACTCCGCCGACGCGCTGTCCGGCAAGCGGACCCTCGTGGTCCGTCTGGGCCGGCGAGCCGCCGCCTGGGGGTTCGTCTGGCTCGGGGTGGGTGCCGCCGTCGCAACGGCCCTCCTGCCCACGGCGGGCCTCCCGGCGACGGTCTGGCTCGGCGGCATCGGCGCGCTGCGCTACATCCCCGCCGCGCGGGCGCTGCTGGCAACCCCGGAGGACACCGCGGCCATCGTGCCGGCGCAGGTCATGACGCTGCAGGCGTTCCTGCTCTATTCCCTCGGCGCCTCGATCGGGATGCTGCTCGGCACGTGATCACGACAGGATAAGAAAGTTTCGCCGGCCGTTCACCATCACTTCACCCCCTTGTTCCTATCTTGTGGTCGTACCATCCACCAGGGGGCAGTATGAAAATCGCCAAGCTCAACCCGATCCTCGGCAACGTGGAGAAGATCGATCGGCTGTTCGATCCCTTCCTCACGGGGCCGCTCTTCCCCGAACTCACGACCAGGGGATTCGAGAACAACTGGGTACCGACACTGGACCTCGCCGAGAACGACAAGGCGTTCGTGGTCCGGCTCGAAGTCCCAGGGATGCCAAAGGAAAACCTGGACGTGAAACTGACCGGTGAAGTCCTGACCATCACCGGCCATCGCGAGGCCGCCAAGGAAGTTCCCGGCGAGAACTTCCTGTACAGGGAGCGGGAGACCGGCAAGTTTGTCCGGACCATCCGCCTGCCCGCGGCTGTGGTGGAGGGGAAGATCGAGGCGCACTACACCGACGGCATGCTGCATGTGACGCTGCCGAAGGCCGCACCGGAAGTGCGGAGCAAGATCACCATCAAGTAGGATGGTCGGCGCCTCGATGGACGAACGGCCCCGGGCACAGTGCCCGGGGCCGTTCTGATTTCAGCGCCCGCCGGCGAGGGTCAGGACTCGCGCCGACGACCGACGCGCAGCGCGCCCGGTCCGGAAAGCAGGAGGGAAAGGAGGGCGGCGATATAGAGGAGGTTCACCTCGACGCCGGGCATCCCAAAGACCGGGCCCTGCTCACCCATCCCCGTGATGTTGATGAAGTTGAAGCCGTTCGCGAGGTGCACCGTGAGCGCGGCGACGGCCATGTTCACGATCAGCAGCCCGGACGCGAGGGTCACGTACATCCCAAGCAGAATCGCGAGCGCGCCGACGACCTCGACGACACCCACTCCCCAGGCGGCGAGGCCAGGCAGCGGCACGCCAATACCGGCAAGCATCCCGGCGAATCCCGCATGCCCGGCCGCGGTGAGCTTCGGGAGCCCGTGAAAGAGGAAGCCAATGGCGAGCATCAGGCGAAGTGGTACGGGCGCCCAGGAAGCGCGAGCGTTCTGCATCGGTTCCTCCAGTCTCGGTCGAGGTCGAAAGCGGCACCGGTGCCACCTTCACATTAGTGTGATAACATCTAATGTTACACCTCATACCTTGCCCATGCAAGGGCCGCATGCACCGCCCGCTCCCACCCCGCCCGCCTCGACATCCGCTCCGCATCGGATGATGTCGGCGAAAACACCGTAAACTCTCTCCCCTCAAGGAATTGCGCGGTGTCTCGCCACACCCCGAGCGCAATCCCCGCGAGCCCCGCCGCGCCGAGCGCCGTCGTCTCTATCATGTCCGGCCGCTCGACAGGGGCGCCAAGCACGTCGGCCAGGAACTGCATCAGCCAGCCGTTGGCGCTGGCCCCGCCGTCCACCCGGAGGGGGCCCGGCGCGAGATGGGTGTCGCTCCGCATCAGTTCCACTAGTTCAGCACTGCTGAACGCCATCGCCTCGAGGGCCGCCCGGACCAGGTGCGCCCGGGTCGTCCCCCGCGAGAGTCCGGTGACCGTTCCCCGCGCCTCCGGCTCCCAGTGCGGCGAGCCGAGTCCCACGAACGCGGGGACGAAGTGGACGCCCCCAGTGTCCGCCACGCTCCGGGCGAGCGCCTCCGATTCGTCCGCTCGGGCCACCAGGCCGAGGCCGTCCCGCAGCCACTGGACGGCGGCGCCGGCAATGAAGACGCTCCCCTCCAGGGCGTAGGCCGGCTCCCCGCGGGGACCGCAGGCGGCGGTGGTCAGCAGGCCGTGGGACGAGTGGGGACGCTCTCCCCCGGCGTGCATCAGGAGAAACGTTCCGGTGCCATAGGTGTTCTTGGCGGTGCCTGCCGTGACGCACCCTTGGCCGAAAAGGGCCGACTGCTGGTCGCCCGCGATGCCGGCGATCGGCATGGCATAGCCGAAGTGCTGAGGGAGGGACTCCCCGGAGATGCCTCCCGAGGGGACGATGGTGGGCAACAGCGCCGGCGGCACCGTGAACAGTGCGAGGAGTTCGGGATCCCAGCCCCGCGATTCGAGGCCATAGAGCATGGTGCGCGAGGCGTTGGTGTGGTCGGTGACGTGCTTCGCCCCGCCGGTGAGCCGCGCCACGAGCCAGCTGTCCACCGTCCCCGCGGCCAGCTCCCCCCGCTCTGCACGGCGCCGGACATCACCATCCTTGAGCATCGACTCCAGCTTGGTGGCGGAGAAATAGGGATCGGGCACCAGGCCGGTTCGCTCCCGCAGCATCTCCGCGAGCCCGAGGGCGCGCAGCTCGGCGCAGCGTGGTGCGGTGCGGCGGTCCTGCCAGACGATGGCCCGCCCGATCGGCTCAAGCGTCTTGCGGTCCCACAGCAGGATCGTCTCCCGCTGGTTGGTGATGCCGAGACCGATGGGCCGTTCGCGTGACTGCGCGATGGCCTCCCGTCCGGCCTCCAGGGCGCCCTCCCAGAGGTCGCGAGGCTCGTGCTCGACCCACCCTGGTTGCGGGAAGTGCTGTGGCAGCTCGCGGTACCCGCGGCCGAGGACAGAACCATCCTGGTGGATGACAAGGGCCGTGGTTCCCGTGGTGCCGGCGTCGATGGCGAGGATAGAGGGCATGGGAGATGGCGGGGAAGCGGGGAAACAGGGACGTGGGTCAGCGCGTCGGGGCTGGTGCAATCCGAGGCGCCGGGCCAGCCCGGCGAGAAAGGAGGACTCCACTGACGATCAAGGCAGCGCCGCCGATCTGGATGGGCCGGGGGTGCTCGCCCAGGAGCGGCCAGGCCACCAGCATCGCAATCAGCGGGATCATCGAATTGAAGATGGCAGTCCGGCCGCTGCCGACCACCCGGACCGCATTGTTCCACAGCAGGTAAGCCACCACGATGGCCAGAAGGGTCGCGTACCAGACGCCGGTCCAGGCGCGGAGGCTCAAGCCTCGCCAGTCGAGATCGAGGAGGCCCGGGCCGCCCAGCAGGAGCAGCCCAGGGGCGCCGGTCGCCATCGTCCAGGCAGTCAGGCGGAGCGTCGAGATCCGGATGCGCATTGCCCTGACGCCGAGTGTGAAGAAGGCCCAGCAGAGCGTCGCCCCGAAAATCGCGAGATCCCCGCCAAGGCGACCAACACCGAGCTCCACCCCCTTGCCCGCCAGGATCAACGCCACGCCCGCAAACCCCAGTACACCGCCGGCCATGACCGGGCGCCGGAGCGCTTCGATGCCGGTGACGGCGCCGAGGAGCGCCACGATCAGTGGCGTGGTGGCGATGATCAGCGAGGCGTTTGCCACCGAGGTGTGGGTCAGCCCGTACATGAAGAACACCTGGTACAGAGTGTTGCTGAGCAGCCCCATCCAGACAAGGGTCCACCACGCCTCTCGGGGCAACGCGATCGACCCCTCCCGCCAGTAGAGCACGGCGAGCAGGATCACCGCGGCCAGGGAAAAGCGCAGCCCGGCAAAGCTCATCCCCGACATCTCACCGAGCGCCATCTTCATGAAGGAGAAGTTGGCGCCCCAGATGAGGACCACGAGCAGCATCGCCACTTCGGCGCGGGCTGCCTGGCGGGCGTCACTCACGCGCAGGCCGGGTCACGGTCGGACCTTCGGAACTCCGTTCGGACAGGCACGCGGGGCGTCATGGCATTAAAATGCTCTCGTTCCGTACCGTTGGCCACCGCCCCCAACCCGACCCCACTCATGCCCTACGAAACGCTCCTCCTCGACGTGCGCGACGGGATCGCCTTCCTGACCGTCAATCGCCCCGACAAGCTGAATGCCCTCAACGACGCCGTGATCGCCGAGCTGGACCGGGCGGTGGCACAGATCGAGGGAGACGACGCCGTCCGGGGTGTCATCCTGACCGGTGCCGGGCCCAAGGCGTTCGTAGCCGGCGCCGACATCGGCGAGCTGTCGACGCAGAACCAGATCACCGGCAAGGCGCGCGCGATGCGCGGCCAGGCGGTGTTCCGCCGGCTGGAACGGTGCGGCAAGCCGGTGGTGGCCGCGGTCAACGGCTTCGCGCTGGGCGGCGGGTGTGAGCTGGCGATGGCCTGCCACCTCCGAGTGGCCAGTGAGAACGCCAAGTTCGGGCAGCCGGAGGTGAAGCTCGGGATCGGTCCGGGCTACGGCGGGACGGTGCGGCTCCCGCGGCTGGTGGGCAAGGGACGCGCCCTGGATCTCCTGCTGACCGCGCGGATGGTTGGCGCCGAGGAGGCGCTGCAGATGGGTCTCGTGAACCGCGTCGTCCCCGCCGACAAGCTGATGGCCGAATCGGAGCAACTGCTGCGAGGCATCCTGGCCAATGGGCCACTCGCGGTCCGTCTCTGCATCGAGGCGGTGGACGCCGGCCTGGAAATGAGCCTCGACGAGGCGCTCCTGCTGGAAGCCAACCATTTCGGACTGCTTTCCTCGACCGACGACATGCGCGAGGGCATGAGCGCCTTCCTTGAGAAGCGTGCGGCGTCGTTCCGCGGCAGCTGAGCGACGTGCATCTCGACCGCATCATCCTGCGGGGGTTTCGGAACCTCCGCGATCTTGACCACCCCCTCCCACCGGAGGGGGTGGTGCTCCTTGGCCCCAACGCCCAGGGAAAGACGAACTTCCTGGAGGCGATCGGATACCCGGTGCTCTTCCGGGCCCTGCGCGGGGCAACGGACGCGGAAGTTTCCGGATTTGGCGGTCCGGGGTTTCGGATCGAGGCCGCATTCCATGACGGGGAGCGCAGTCGCTCGACCGAGGTGACCTACACCGTCGGCAACCGGAGGAAGCGCATCCTGCTGGATGGCGCGCCGGTGGCGCGCCTTTCGGAAGCGGTCGGCGCCTGGGTGGCGGTCGCGTTCCTCCCGAGGGATGTGGCGCTCGCGGGAGGGCCGGCAACCGAACGGCGGCAGTATCTCGACCGGATGCTTTCGCTGGCCTCCTCGGACTATCTCCGCGCACTGGCGCGGTACCGCGCGGCGCTGGCCCAGCGGAACGCGGCGTTGCGGCAGGGGCAGGAAGCGCTGGCTCGTGCCTTCGACGCCCCGCTGGCGGCGGCGGGGAGCGAGGTGACCGCCCTGCGCCTGCGCTGGGTTGCCGGCGCGGCCGCCCGGTTCGCGGAGGGGTTTGCCTCGCTGGGAGAGCATGGGCCCACTGGCCTGTCCTACCGGACCGACGCCACGCTCGCCGACCCTGCCGGCTGGACGGATGCGCTGCAGCGGGTCCGGACCCGCGATCTCGGCCGAGGGATGACCACCATCGGACCGCACCGTGACGACCTCATCCTGACGGTGGACGGCCGACCGCTCCGCGACTTCGGCTCGACGGGACAACTCCGCAGCGCGGCGGTGGCACTGCGGCTCCTCGAGCTCACGACCATCGAGGAGGCGCGCGGGGTACCGCCTGCCCTGCTCCTCGATGACGTGTTCGCCGAGCTGGATTCCGACCGTCAGGCGCGGTTGGCCGACCGACTGCTCGCCCAGCGGGTAGGCCAGGTGTTCATCACTGCCCCTCGGCGGGATGAACTCCCGGCCGGATTGAAGCTGCCGGTCTGGTCGGTGCACCAGGGTGTGGTGACGGAGGCGATGTGAAGAGGCAACCGGATCCTCCTGGCAAGAAGCGTCCCCTCACCCCGCTCGCGCAGGTGCTCGAGGAGTACCTGAAGTCGTCCGGGCTCGGGAAGGGTGTGGAGCGTGCCGAGGTGGTGCAGCGCTGGCCCGAGCTCGTCGGGCCGCAAATCGCGGCGGTCACCCAGGCCGAATCGGTCTCGCCCGACGGGGTGCTGCGGGTTCGCGTGGCGACCGCTCCGTGGGCGAGCGAACTGAGCCTGATGACGCCGCGGATCCTGGCCCGCGTCAACGCCGGCCGGGCAGGCCGGATCAACTCGATCCGGTGGATCGCGGGGCCGCTCGGCCGACGGGACTGAGGACGGGAGGCGATCTCCGTTCTTGGCCCCTGGCCGGAGCGCCACCGCGCGGGAACTTTCGGGCGACGCCGCGTGTTCACACCAGCACAGCCGATCCACCCGACAGACACCTGCCACCGCGGAGCGCGGCGTGACCATTCTGCGACTTGATGACCCCGGAACTCCGCCCTGGCCCGCGGTCCTCGAGTCGGCACCGATGCTGGTACTGTACAAGCACAGCCCCATCTGCATGACCTCGTCGGTGGCGCACTCAGAGATCCGGGCGCTCCACCAGTCGCTCCCGTCACTTCCGATCTACCTGGTCGACGTCATCCGGGACCGCGGACTGGCGCACCGGATCGCAGGTGACCTCCAGGTGCGGCACGAGTCGCCCCAGGTGTTGGTCATTCGTGACGGCCGGGTGGCGTGGCATACCTCCCACTTCGCGATCAAGGCCGGCGCCCTCCTCGCGCAGATCGAGCGTCTCCGGACGACGCACGACGCGGCCACGCTGGGCGCATCCTCAACCTGATGCCGCACACCTCGCGGGACCGTGGGTGCGAGGCCGTGATGCGCCAGCTCTGGGACTACCTCGATGCGGAGCTCACCCCGCAGCGCATGGAGCAGATCGGCGCCCACCTGGCGGTTTGCCAGCACTGTTTTCCGCAGTACCAGTTCGAGCGAAGTTTTCTCGATGCGCTGGCCGCCGCGCGGGCGGATCACCCCGCCATCGGGCAACTCCGGGACCGGGTCATGGCGGCCCTCCAGGAGGAGGGGCTGACAGGGGCCTAATAGGTTGACCCGCAATGGGTTACCGCCTATTTTTCAGGGCATCGTCGGACCCTGTTCCGGCCCACCCTGAACCAGGCTTCACACACATGGCAGACGAGCGACCGGCTGGACCGAAGGGGCAGGACTACGGCGCAGGTTCCATTCAGGTCTTGAAGGGGTTGGAAGCGGTCCGGAAGCGGCCCGCGATGTACATCGGGTCGACCGGCGAGAACGGTCTCCACCACCTCGTCTACGAAGTGGTGGACAACTCGATCGACGAGGCGCTGGCCGGCTTCTGCGATCAGGTCTCCGTCGTCATCAAGAAGGACAACGTCATTTCCGTGATCGACAACGGTCGCGGCATTCCGGTCGACATCCATCCCATCGAGAAGATCCCTGGCGTCGAACTCGCCCTGACGGTGCTCCACGCCGGCGGGAAGTTCGACAAGTCCACCTACAAGGTCTCCGGCGGGTTGCACGGCGTCGGCGTCTCGGTGGTCAACGCCCTCTCAGAACGGCTCGAGGTGGTGGTGGATCGCGACGGCAGCCGGCATCACATGGCGTTCGCCCGCGGCAAGACCACCAAGCCCCTCAGCGTCCTTGGCAAGGCCAAGGGGACCGGCACCACGGTCACCTTCAAGCCCGACCCCGAGATGTTCTCGGTCCTTGAGTTCAGCTACAACACGCTGGCCGACCGGCTTCGGCAGCTCTCCTTCCTGAACAAGGGCATCACCATCACCCTCCGCGACGAGCGGAAGGACGAGGTGCAGGAGGAGAAGTTCTTCGCGAAGGGCGGACTGGTACAGTTCGTCGAGTGGCTCAACCGGAACAAGAAGCCGCTGCACCCGAAGGTCATCGCCTTCTTCGCCGTCAAGGACGACATCGAGGTGGACGTTGCCCTCCAGTATCAGGACGGCTACAACGAAAGCACCTTCACCTTCGTCAACAACATCAACACCCACGAGGGCGGGACGCACCTCACCGGCTTCAAGTCGGCGCTGACCCGCACCGTCAACGAGGCCGCCAAGCGCGCGGGTGCGCTCAAGAAGGCCGACTTCACCCTCTCCGGCGACGACGTCCGCGAAGGGATGACCTGCGTGCTGCACGTGAAGGTCAAGGAGCCGCAGTTCGAGGGACAGACCAAGACGAAGCTCGGCAATTCCGAGGTCGAGGGCATCGTCCGCCAGATCGTCAACGAGCATCTCGGCGCCTACCTCGAGGAGCATCCGCCGGTCGTGCGCGCGATCCTCGACAAGGCGGTCAGCGCCGCGCTCGCCCGCGAGGCCGCCCGCAAGGCGCGCGACCTGGTCCGCAAGAAGTCGGGCCTCGAAAACGCCGTCCTGCCCGGGAAGCTGGCTGACTGCTCGCTCGACGACCCGACGCTGTGCGAGATCTACCTGGTGGAGGGCGATTCCGCCGGCGGCAGCGCCAAGCAGGGCCGCAACCGCGCGTTCCAGGCCATCCTGCCCCTTCGCGGCAAGATCCTGAATGTCGAGCGGGCGCGGATCGACAAGATCCTCAGCAACGAAGAAATCCGGGCGATGATCACCGCCATCGGCGCCGGGGTCCGCGAGGACTTCAAGCTGGAGGATGTGCGGTACAACAAGATCATCCTGATGACCGACGCCGACGTGGACGGCGCCCACATCCGGACACTCCTGCTGACCTTCTTCTTCCGGCAGATGCCGGAGCTGATCGACGCCGGGTTTGTCTACATCGCGCAGCCGCCCCTCTACCGGGTGGCCAAGGGCAAGGAAGAGTACTACGCGTACAACGAGGCCGAGAAGGATGAATACGCGAAGCGACTGGGCGCCGACGAGGGCAAGACCGGCATCATGATCCAGCGCTACAAGGGCCTCGGCGAAATGAATCCCGAGCAGCTCTGGAGCACCACCATGGACCCCGAGAAGCGCACGGTCCTGAGGGTGACGCTCGACGATGCGGTGGAGGCCAACAACCTCTTCGAGGAACTGATGGGCGACGAGGTCGAGCCGCGCCGCGCCTTCATCGAGCGCAACGCCCACTACGTGACGC harbors:
- a CDS encoding glycerol kinase, encoding MPSILAIDAGTTGTTALVIHQDGSVLGRGYRELPQHFPQPGWVEHEPRDLWEGALEAGREAIAQSRERPIGLGITNQRETILLWDRKTLEPIGRAIVWQDRRTAPRCAELRALGLAEMLRERTGLVPDPYFSATKLESMLKDGDVRRRAERGELAAGTVDSWLVARLTGGAKHVTDHTNASRTMLYGLESRGWDPELLALFTVPPALLPTIVPSGGISGESLPQHFGYAMPIAGIAGDQQSALFGQGCVTAGTAKNTYGTGTFLLMHAGGERPHSSHGLLTTAACGPRGEPAYALEGSVFIAGAAVQWLRDGLGLVARADESEALARSVADTGGVHFVPAFVGLGSPHWEPEARGTVTGLSRGTTRAHLVRAALEAMAFSSAELVELMRSDTHLAPGPLRVDGGASANGWLMQFLADVLGAPVERPDMIETTALGAAGLAGIALGVWRDTAQFLEGREFTVFSPTSSDAERMSRRAGWERAVHAALAWARYEV
- a CDS encoding DoxX family protein; the protein is MQNARASWAPVPLRLMLAIGFLFHGLPKLTAAGHAGFAGMLAGIGVPLPGLAAWGVGVVEVVGALAILLGMYVTLASGLLIVNMAVAALTVHLANGFNFINITGMGEQGPVFGMPGVEVNLLYIAALLSLLLSGPGALRVGRRRES
- a CDS encoding Hsp20/alpha crystallin family protein, whose translation is MRIMKAAPVMAKVRNDIDQVFDRLFHNTFSPEALLRTPAADTVAWLPPFDLLETEAAYVVRLDIPGVHRENLDITLAGTLLTLSGRRELPVAEPAERCLHAEREWGEFHRMVRLPAAVVTEQITATYQDGVLLVHLPKVPSAVTNKILIQ
- the recF gene encoding DNA replication and repair protein RecF (All proteins in this family for which functions are known are DNA-binding proteins that assist the filamentation of RecA onto DNA for the initiation of recombination or recombinational repair.); this encodes MHLDRIILRGFRNLRDLDHPLPPEGVVLLGPNAQGKTNFLEAIGYPVLFRALRGATDAEVSGFGGPGFRIEAAFHDGERSRSTEVTYTVGNRRKRILLDGAPVARLSEAVGAWVAVAFLPRDVALAGGPATERRQYLDRMLSLASSDYLRALARYRAALAQRNAALRQGQEALARAFDAPLAAAGSEVTALRLRWVAGAAARFAEGFASLGEHGPTGLSYRTDATLADPAGWTDALQRVRTRDLGRGMTTIGPHRDDLILTVDGRPLRDFGSTGQLRSAAVALRLLELTTIEEARGVPPALLLDDVFAELDSDRQARLADRLLAQRVGQVFITAPRRDELPAGLKLPVWSVHQGVVTEAM
- a CDS encoding DMT family transporter, which codes for MSDARQAARAEVAMLLVVLIWGANFSFMKMALGEMSGMSFAGLRFSLAAVILLAVLYWREGSIALPREAWWTLVWMGLLSNTLYQVFFMYGLTHTSVANASLIIATTPLIVALLGAVTGIEALRRPVMAGGVLGFAGVALILAGKGVELGVGRLGGDLAIFGATLCWAFFTLGVRAMRIRISTLRLTAWTMATGAPGLLLLGGPGLLDLDWRGLSLRAWTGVWYATLLAIVVAYLLWNNAVRVVGSGRTAIFNSMIPLIAMLVAWPLLGEHPRPIQIGGAALIVSGVLLSRRAGPAPRIAPAPTR
- a CDS encoding Hsp20/alpha crystallin family protein, with amino-acid sequence MKIAKLNPILGNVEKIDRLFDPFLTGPLFPELTTRGFENNWVPTLDLAENDKAFVVRLEVPGMPKENLDVKLTGEVLTITGHREAAKEVPGENFLYRERETGKFVRTIRLPAAVVEGKIEAHYTDGMLHVTLPKAAPEVRSKITIK
- a CDS encoding prenyltransferase, which codes for MATKFAQGFWRLADPKISLASAAGILLGASSAAAAGPIEAGWLLMTVLGVFAVEVAKNASGEVFDWDSGTDLKVREEDRSPFSGGKRVLVDALLTRGQTWGIAIGGYLLAAIVGLTIVGWRDVRVLWFGLAGVALAFFYHAPPFRLSYRGLGELAVAISYGPLVCAGTYLVQRGTMPTGIVLLSLPLGILIAAFLWINEFPDYSADALSGKRTLVVRLGRRAAAWGFVWLGVGAAVATALLPTAGLPATVWLGGIGALRYIPAARALLATPEDTAAIVPAQVMTLQAFLLYSLGASIGMLLGT
- a CDS encoding cytochrome c3 family protein, giving the protein MRRILAPLVLALAVAAAPAAAQQGDQFNHAQHAKVFPTCTGCHAGALDDSRPLLPSAQSCANCHDGTVERRVDWQPLPPAGTNLRFTHAEHRKEVLAKAGQDSTLSCQACHTREGASWMTVRPAVVPQCLACHGVKTAHLAAPDTACATCHLPLAQATTLTMAQVKAFPAPPSHEAPGFMSADGHGAQAEAGTGPKTYLVAPSCATCHAQEFCSTCHVNAPETPTIQALSMDSRSLAIQVKLEAPATHAQDNFVLTHGKSARKSTAACQTCHTQESCLTCHITPPRAVGTLYASGPGRGAGAQVERSRPASHMADFSTIHATPASSNPQSCEGCHARPQCLDCHRGTPERTPQYHPQTFLERHPAAAYSRETNCSDCHNPGAFCQTCHVQSGLGSPKGPLQAGYHDVFPGFLLNHGQAARQSLETCTSCHVEKDCLTCHSALYGRGFNPHGPGFDGEKLRSKNPQMCTVCHGLRVPSAK
- a CDS encoding enoyl-CoA hydratase-related protein; its protein translation is MPYETLLLDVRDGIAFLTVNRPDKLNALNDAVIAELDRAVAQIEGDDAVRGVILTGAGPKAFVAGADIGELSTQNQITGKARAMRGQAVFRRLERCGKPVVAAVNGFALGGGCELAMACHLRVASENAKFGQPEVKLGIGPGYGGTVRLPRLVGKGRALDLLLTARMVGAEEALQMGLVNRVVPADKLMAESEQLLRGILANGPLAVRLCIEAVDAGLEMSLDEALLLEANHFGLLSSTDDMREGMSAFLEKRAASFRGS